The following is a genomic window from Dermacentor variabilis isolate Ectoservices chromosome 11, ASM5094787v1, whole genome shotgun sequence.
GAGCACAACGTAAAACCTCTGTGCCAAAGCTCTACTGACGGCAGTATATGATCTGCATGAATACAGAACACTGCTCGATGTGTTCAGGTTTGTTTGGTTGCGAATGTACGGtgaccattttttttattttgaccaAAAGTACAAATTTTGCTCCGTTTGTACCAAATAAAAAGGTGAAACCAACCTGAGTCTTGAATTTAACTAAGATAATGTTGAAGCGCTCGTTTAGCCTGAAGTTCCTTTTGCAAAACTTGGCGAAACGGCAATAATGTTAGCTCCTAATGAAAAAGTGTTGTGTCTACGGCTCTACAATACTTAGTGATAGAGTACGGGGGATCACCTTCGATTGTAATTGATTATTAGAGAGGGCGGCTGCATTATGTGGAGGAATGGAATCGCCTGAACGCGACATTGCGCAAAATTTGACAAATTTTAGATATTTTTCTAGGTGTCTGTGAAGAGCACAGCTCTTCACAGGTAAGTGTCGCACGCAACACGCTGACCTTTTGTCAGCATATCGCCACAAAAAAATCGTTGAAATTGAAAGCAATGACTTTCGCTTCAGGCGGCATTAGAACTTCACGAGAGTCACTACAGATAAGGCGTGATGTTGAATTAGCTGCACATCAAGCACCCCTCCATTCCGACCTGTGAGAGTACATGCACAGGTTAATCGGTGCGGACTTTAAACGAGTGCCGGCACCCCGACGGACGTTAGGCGACATTACATAAGTACCGCCGCCACAGGcgacgttcatggttatattgcgctcagttttacaaacgcgatattaaggaaggaccggacgtggacggacgtccgtccacgtcctgtccttccttaatatcgtgtttgtaaaactgagcgcaatataaccatgagcgACGTACTTCGTacgcgcgcgcacgtgtgcggaagtgcagcagaCAGCCTCATTCTTCCAGGCTGTCCGCCATTCGCGCAAGCCTTTTTGAACGAGATTAGTGTGTAAAAGTAAAGTTTTTCAGAAAAATGCGTCAAGTACGCCTTACGCacagctgcagacatgatagcttcggactTACGAGATTACATGGTTCTGTAACGTGGAAATTGAaagacaaaaaattggaggacgcttaagcttcgccttcaagagtggaacgcgacagcgttcccatctacccgccaaggggtgtaagacaaagcgctacggcgcagggatcacttacgaggcgctccgcatcggactttgcgcccacctatcacacggaaagcgtcgagcaacgcagcgttctgcgcagcaacgaaacgtgcgcctgagcaaacggaacgaaccaaagaactcggtgtctcggagggggaaacgatctacgccagccaaacgtcgtgatcggcacgggcagagagatagacagatagtaatctaaagaaaggaacggcgcttgattctgcaacccgcgtgggagcacggcgaagcgtcgccaggggagaaggagtcggggccgcaacgcgcctggcaccggtccgcgcacggcacagccccaatgcgcgcatggcgcgccacctgtcggggcagcgccgtacattgagaggaggggtcttctgtgtttgccgcaagatggctctgcgtgtgtggtaagcgcagaagaaatatagcggaaacgtacttcgctattcgtgtaaatgcgacttctgtaagttacgtgctcataattaccgatatacaccgcagtataacattctacggcacgttttcaaggcaacaccgcgttcactaaaagcgcgtttgtaccgatttcaagcatcgaactcgtggctgagtagATCTTCCCTTAGACAAGGGTGTCCACTAAgtccattgctttttgcattgtACCTCGAGCCTTTCTGTTTAGCAGTGATGCGCAATGAAAACGTCCGAGGATTTCGGCTACAGCTTTCTGAAGTCAaggtactggcatacgctgatgacatcgcagTCTTCTGCGAGGATCGTGATAGCGTACTTGAAGTTGTACATCTTGTAAAGAAGTACTGTGAACAATCTGGGTCCCAGATCAATTGGCAAAAAAGCATCGGTATATGGCACGGTCATTGGGACATTATACCAGCTCACTTTGCAAACATCCGGTGGTCAACAACGCCAACTAAGTACTTGGGTGTGCCGCTCGAGCACTATAATGATACCGCACAGTACTGGTCCGATGAAGctgatagaatgagtgaaaaatCAAAGGGTTGGCTTGGCCAAGATTTGTCAATGTTTGGACGTGCATCTGTGTGCAATCTCTTTTTAGTAGCGAAAGTGTGGTATATTATGCAAGTGTTATCAATGTGTCGCTCAAGTGTGCAAAAAATGCATCGTGTATTTGCCGTATTCATATGGGCTTCCAGTTGGGAGAGGATAAGCAGAACCAATTTGTTTCGTTCAGCTCGAAGTGGTGGGCTAGGTCTGTCGCATTTGTTTATCAGACAAATtgtgtcgcgttttcttttttttcgggatcagagaaatgattttctacgcacagtaattcaagttcgtttgggaaaagcactgccgcaatatgttgtaacgaccagtgatgtgaagggaggaagtattaggggatatctgcgcgaagtggttgattcacttcgtatgttgcgtgtgcggttttccatggaatatctGTGCTCTGTGACAAGAAAAACACTGTATAAAGACTTAGTTGATACCATGTTGCCAATACCATTGTACAGGTCTGTAAACTGgggaggccaaggagatgatgtacttaaacgggtgaaaaaaatgccagttagaccctctcaaaaaacgtttttctttaagctacacacaaacacgctacccgtaaaaacatggttagacgaaaaaggaatatatgtgccatggacagtaaactgcttactttgtaaaaagccagagaccattgaacacgttttcatcgattgctgggacccaacatttcattgggatatcttacaacgtacacttaaaaaagaactaccgattacacctcttggtattcgatatttgccaaccgataacgaaggaggagttccgtacgatatgtttatgctccttggcctccacagtctgtggaaaacgagaatggcagtgcgacactcggatgtcgatacccgtccggcgagaataaacttcatcgaaagtgtcgcgtatattcgggaaatatatcgtgcccagagtgagcctcccgagtgggtggctattcttgatgaactgatcaagctgaagcgattttaatatataatgttagccaaagtgtggttgacatgttttagcatttgaatgtgttctttgtttgtgctgcaaacaggcaattaaaaaaaaaaaaaaagaactcgtggctgagtggtagcgtctccgtctcacactccggagaccctagttcgattcccacccagcccatcttggaagttgctttttatttatgaagtgcctgccatgatttatcgctcacggccgacgccgacaccgacgccgacgacaccggcttttctgcgacacgagctccttaacgctatcgcgttaaaattggaggacgcttaagcttcgccttcaagagtggaacgcgacagcgttcccgtcgacccgccaaggggtgtaagacaatgggctacggcgcagcgactacgcgccccgcatcggacgcggtgagcgtcgagcaacgcagcgttcggcgcgacaacgaaatgtgcgcctgagcaagcgacgcacgcctgagccttagaaacagctcgtttctaaggcaacaccgcgttcactagaggcgcttttgtaccgctttgaagcatcgaactcgtggctcagtggtgacgtctccgtctcacactccggagaccctggttcgattcccacccagcccatttggaagttgctttttatttatgaagtgcctgccgtgatatatcgctcacggccaacaccgCGGACGCCGaggccgacaccgacgccgacgacaccggcttttctgccacacgagctccttaacgctatcgcgttaaaacgcttTTACTCGCGCCCTTTCAGGTCCATCATGATTCGTCGTCATTCCTCTAGGCCCTCTGCCTGGCGCAAAAAGGTTTCTCAACTAACTGAACTTCTAAAAGTAATATCCATCAGGAAAtccgtaaagtacgacttacacacagcctacaaaTATGACAGCGTCGGATTGTGATCCCACTATACGATGAAACATTTTTCTTTGGGTGAAACCCGAACGCCCTTGTTATAGATGCCATGGCGGTACTATTGTAGCACAGTTTGCCATAATGCCGATTACGGTCGCAGCACACGTGGTGGGACAGATGCAAGCGACAGAGAACCTACACAATAAGGACAGATACAGAGACGTATGACAAGCGCGCACGCAAGTCTACGGGAGTGCAGCATAGATCCTATTCTCGCAGGCCCTCCACCTGACGCGAGCGTAATAtcgaactaattgaatttctcaaagtaaagtgTGTCAcgaaattcgtaaagtacgacttacgcacacCATACTGACATGATACCATGACATTACAATTcgaatctacaaaaaaaaaaactaattctgTTAAGCGGTGATTTCAACACAGGCATCTTTTCCAGTTTACGTTATTTGCGTTAGTAcgacacgaaaaatcccgaccccAAATAGACGCTAACGTCTTCGCTTTAATAGGTCATCATGAATTTCTCTTTTAACTTCCACAATTCAGTCAGTCGACTTAAAGTATTgcaatattaagaaaaaaaaggcaagatacatgatttcttttctttcagaaTTACAAAACCAGAAAGATGACCGAATAAGCAGTACCGCGGTTGGAACATACAGTGTCCGCGCCTGTTCGTAGGTGTCGGGTGCCTTAGTGTGGCGGGACGAATATTCTGCAGGGTGGATATAGAAGCACGAATTATCAAAAGAGGAACATTTTAGGCAATAATTCTGTAATTCGGTCTGTAATTTGAACATCGTTCTTATtagacttttgcgcgcacaaagacaggacgttgAACGAAGGGACACACAACAGCCAACTCGCCCGAAACGCAACGCTTTTGTAATTTGAATCTAGGAGGAAACATAATTCTTTTACTCGAAAGCTCAAATAAAAAGACTTTTCCAGCGTTTTCACCATGTATGGACCGGCCTCGGCGTACAACATTTGCACGCGCCGGTGCGTGATTATCTCGGAGTCCACAGGGCGGCGCGCCCGATTTCATTGAACACAATAGCAttatagcaagagcttgatggcgcaacccaccgctctgttccaaaggagacgctcagaACATCCATCCACCATCCATCCTACACTTGcagacatagagtttctcactataacacctagagggaaatctggcgccaccgtctatgggagtttcttaaggggtcaccgtgccgtcatgggaatgacggtatatgtgtctccgaggctcgtgttggctggtgttgtatgaggcttcgtctaaaacgtggatatggctacacaaacaacgcgttctcaaagtaaaatcttcataaaatgtttccattcacgcatactacctctttactcacctacaatgcatgcccaagcgaagaaaagcaagaacagacgacaaactgtttcaaagcgagcgcgattCTTGTAGTGTGTCcgccaactttagcggcccgctgatactttttacgttttaTATAATTGTAActgcaataacaagttttcatagttaaacaaaacatctttttgtataacaatgaagttaaaacagctttttacgtgctgttttagtagaaaagtGATCATTGGGACAGACGGGACgatgcttgccaagcgcgtcttcaaggtgtactgtctctccgagaacgatgccaatccaaagtcacaatataccggcgtTCTCATGCACAcgacagcgcagcagcgccaggtttccctctaggtaatgtagtgagaaaatCTATGCCTGCTGATGACGCCCGCCCGCGACGCATCGTGGccaacgcaagaggccgcgtatgAATCAGAAAGggcgccttcgtgcatagcgtcgCTGCGAGCGCTTCccggaaaacattacggttacctaCGCTGCAGCTGCGGGGAagtgcgagaagcagtcagggatccttgAGTGTTTTTAAAGGCTTAGCTTAAGCGTATGCCGCTTTTTTGTCACCTGAACTGGATTACTTGAACTAACGGACAAACATTGTAGGATTAATTGCAAAATCATGCTTAATACTTCACTAGTATCACTAATTAACCTCATAAATAATCATTTTAAAGGCATAAATTCTCACTGAGGATTTGAAACGAAGCAGTAATGTATATAAAGTAACTTAGCACAACTGTTGCGCTCAGTAGGAGTTTTGAGAGCTGCCTCTTCAAAATTTTGGCTAAAAAGCTTTCGTGTTCCACTGAACACTTGTCAGCAAACTACTGCAAAGAGCGTGACATAATAAGTCCCATTATCCTCGCTCACAGGTACGTTAGGAAGTCTTGGTTATTGAGCAACTTGAGGGCCTTTTACCTTTCAAGCGACATCTGCCTCTTAAAGAAGTGCCGCTTATATTGAAAAACTGCACTAACGCGTGAGATATTTAGTAAACGTGTTGTCTATTAAAACAATTTACAAATTAGGTATAATGGAATAATTCGCGCACTTAACAAGCGGGAGAAGAAATAAATAAGGATGGGCTTGACTGGACTCAGTTTTTCACAAGCGAAAAGAATAGGACATAATTGTTAGTAATAATTCTAAACTCACACAATTTTACCAGTATTCGACATTACCGAGTTTTACGCAAGAAGTTGTCTAGACTCTTATAATAATGTATTAAGACTTCGCCCGCAACACTGATGTCACCTATGAACACAATACCGCCTTTATCCTCAAGGCAAGCTAATACAGCGCTGATGGTACGATGGAAACGTGGTGGAAGTTATTCCAAATCCTAAGGCTGAATGGCTGCGCGAAATAGCAGATACCAACTCCAGCAAGAAGAAATTAGGTGATATTATCTAACTTAATATGTTCTCTTTTCCGCTCTTTACGACATGGGTGTATCACAGGGCCCTATGTACCTGCCGGTAAgctgcatttatttttatttgctctAAATATTGGATTTCAAAAAGGTGTTTTCAAATATTTCAGGCACCTTAGAATTACGAAACATTTCGCAAGTTTCGTTTTAAGTCTTCTTTATCGTTGGCTATTTATCGGTTGCATTTGTTCAGGACATTACATTGTTTCAATTTACCTCAAGTTTTCTATTCGTTGTTCTTATGGGTGTGTATTTTGACTCTCTGGCTTTAATGACGTGATTATGCAGTGATGTAATTACCTGATGTGATGGAAACTTGATTTGTCTAAACATGCGTTAGCTTTCTACACCACAGCAATGCAACCGCAACTCCTGTCGTCGTCTACGATGagagtatgaataaataaataaaaagaaaggaatttacGCTTCTCCTTGTCGCActctccttgtcgtctgctcctgaccgtcccgatcaccgcaccatgtcgcgcaccaaaCATGACGCACCCGTCCTCAGGTTCCATGGTTATTCCTGCTCTACTTATTCGCAAAGTCTAACAAATTACAGAAACGGACAGCTATCTAGTCCCCCATTTCCATGACTTAGTCGGAACGCTGCCCAGAGCCTCATCAAAACTTATAGACTTCATCAAACCTTATCATCAAGCACCACTGTTTGAGGCTGATATTCTAAAGGCCACAGTCGTGACACACTTCAGTGTATTTGAGCGCCCCGGCACGGCGCCCTCCGCCGCCATCATGGGGACGTTCAAATAAACATTGGACAACGTTACACATGAACCCGGGGAGCAGACCAGACGTTTCCGAGGGAAAGAGACGCACTCGTCGGATTTCTTGCGCGCATTCACGTATAATTACTATAAGAAATAGCTAGATAGCTCAATGTAAGCACATATTTAACCTCTACAAGTCAAACACAATGTTCAGAATAAAAAGAGTTGAAGTTAAAATTATTAAGTGCTTTATTacactcagtggctatggcgttgggctgctgagcacgaggtcgcgggatcgaatcccggccacggcggccgcatttcgatgggggcgaaatgcgaaaacacccgtgtgcttagatttaggtgcacgttaaagaaccccaggtggtcaaaatttccggagtcctccactacggcgtgccccataatcagaaagtgggtttgacacgtaaaaccccacatattattattattattattgctttattACACTCTGCTAGGTTATAGCAGAGGGCCACATATAGTGATTTCTGGCAGCCGCTAACATTAGTTGCCCAAGCTGAACATGAGGGCCAATTCCATCAACATAAATTCAAGTAAATTAGAGCTTAAGTTGCGTCGTTTTGGTGCAAATGCCTGCGCATAAGCTGTCCGAGTGCTACCAaagtatcaaaaagaaaaaaaattggtggTCAGTGCAAGCCTCCAATGTACAAGCCTGCCATTTAATAACATTACCTTACCCAGAATGCTTTAGTATCACAAGAATTCAGAATAGTCATGAAGAAAACTGAATCTCTGTTTCAGCAAAGGTATAGTTCCACCCGATCCGTTTCTGTCGTTCCCTTCTCTTCAAGGAACAACTTCGGCATGAGGTATACCATCGTGGAGTCATGTGTCAGTAACTATTATTGATACGGGTTCAAGGTGCCTTGGGCATCTGCTTTGTTTAGTACACTTCGGGCATGCACATTGCTAATCTTAACACATAATTCTGGGCGAGGAAGTCATGTATCCGAACGTTGCGGAGGTAGAGTGCTACATAACGAAATTTAGTAATAATTGTCAATAATATTCTTCACATCGGGGACTCATCCACTGCAAGTAAAAATTTTATTTGAATACTATATtggaggtcgaggaagaagaagagccGACCAGTGCGGACGGCTGCATATCGGCTCCCGCTTTGTTAAATGTTTTTGGCAGGTTCTTTTGGCTGCGACGTTACACAATTGCAGTATTCGACGCGGTTGGTCGCAAGGAACCGGAGGACACCGAACTCTGACCGGTGGGTGCTTTTGTGACTTTTCGCCGAGCTGTTTCTGGTGGACCACGCTGGCGCGCCGCTAAACCTAACGCGCTCAGCCTAACGGCAGAGCGGTGGCCGCTCGGCGAGACGCTCGCTCGAGACGCTCGGCGAGTGGCGGCGAGACGCGGTGCTATGGCCTCCAATCCAAGAGTGGTGATTGTTGACGGCATGGATATTAGTCCGGAGGATGCGGAGTGCTCAGGCTGGGTAACAGCGCtgggcaaaaagaagaagaagaccggGCCGGGCGAGCCGCGGATACCGGGGCCCGAAGCGAAGAAAAAAGGCGAGAAACGCggcagccgcactgccgcaccacgaAGCGCGTTGAATCGTATCGTGGACGCCTCGAGGCTCCCCAGATTACCGAGGGAGCAATTCAAGATCATCGTCCGACCTCGAGGGGGGCTGGACTTAAAGAAGTCGGATTTGATACACCTCGCCCGGgcgctggccatggcggcggccctggCGCCGACGCAAGTGCGGGATGACACGGTGTGCCACAATGGCATCCAGAACATCCTAATTATTTCCACGCCGCATGAAGCGAACGCGCGCGCCTACGCCAAGATCCAGAGGATCCACACGAAGGAGGGGCCCTTCGACGTGGCAGCATACGTGGCGGCATCGGATGACACCTGCAAGGTAGTGGTGCGGGGGGTGGACCACGAGATCAGCGACGCCGATCTAAAGGCGCTCATTGTCAACCACCGAAACCCCCAGGCATTAGAAGTACGAAGAATCAAGAAGACCCCCACGATcgttgtgctctttgaaggacaaAGGGTGCCGAATCACGTGGTCTGCGGGACGGTCATGTTGCCTTGCGCCCTGTATCGCAGGCAAGTAGACGTTTGCTACACGTGTGGAGAGCTCGGCCATAGAGCAGACGTCTGCCCTAACGGCGAGGACAAAAGGAAATGCCGCGGTTGTGCCATGGTTTCCCCACCAGAAGATCATCAGTGCGACCCAAAGTGCGCCATCTGTGGAGGCGCGCACCTGACGGCCGACCGCAGGTGCAGCCAGCGCTTCCAGGTGCCGTACATCGTGCGTCGGAGGCGGCAGCGCCGGCGGCGCGCCCGGGAGGCGCAAGTGGCTGCAGGATCACGTGATGCCAGCGTGGCAGGCGCGGTCCCTTCCCGGGGCCTTTCGGCAACGAGAGGGCGCTCCCGATCCAGGGAGCACGCCGACAGCAGAGCGCGCTCCCGATCCAGCGGGCATCCCGTCAGCAGAGCGCGCTCCCGTTCTAGGGGACGCTCGCGCTCCAGTGTTCGCATCCAGGAGGGACCTACCTGGGTGGACAAGGTCACGGAGACGACGACTGGAAAGAAGGTAACGCATGGCACACTGCCAGAGCAGATGGAGGATCCGCGTCTTGCGGCTTTAAAGCAGGAAAACGCGCAGCTCAAGGCGGAAATGCGTAAGTTGAGGGCAGACCTCGAATCGATTCGTAAAGCACAGCACGGTCATGGCAGCACGTCGTCCGCACCAGCGCAAAAACCAGTGCTGGGTCACGCAAAGCGTAAGGCGCCCCCTCCCGAGTCGACCGAGGCTGCGGTGGAGCTGATGGAGGAGGCGTCCGTATCGGCTTCCATGCCCGCCGCGACCATCGCGAAAGGATCGCTTGCAGAACTCCTCGATCGATTAGCGGAGGCGATTAAGACACAGTCCGGAGCTATCGAGCAGCAATCCGAGACCATCAAGAAACAGTCTGAGGCCATTGCTACCCTCAACCGCAGAATGGGGATAATGGAGGCTAAGCTTGTTGACGTAAGCAGACTGAAGGTGGCCTGTAAAGTTAAGAAAGCACATCAGGATTCCGAGGCGTCGGGCAAGTGCACCGCGCTCAAGGGGATGCTAGCTATATAGAGACACAATGGCGGACAACACAGGCAAATTAtttgtgtggcaatggaactgtgccAGCTTCAAGAGGCGCAAGGCCTCGCTACAACAGTTCGTGAAAGCACAAGCGGACAAACCGCATGTCCTGCTCCTACAGGAGACCCTTTGTGAGGAAGCGACCTTCTCGGGTTACCGCGTTGTCTCGACGAGAGGAGACGGTAGGAGAGGGGTAATCACTATGGTTAAGAGGGCAATTTCCTTCCAGGAGCACGATATCACAATAGGCAGAGCTGATGCTAGCGCTAGATTGGAGGCGCAGCTGGTTGAGATAATCCCTAGTGGCAGGATCAAACAAAGCATATTcgtcctcaatgtgtacagcccTCCGACAGATCAGAGGCAGAGTTTTCGCGGACTCCTAGGCAGGGCAGTCGCCATAGCGGGTGACAGCCCTCTGATAGTggcaggggacttcaatgccccgcacatGGCCTGGGGTTATAATAGACAAACAGCGAAGGGAGTGAACTTAGTGagcacggcagaagactgcgCGTTGACCCTAGTGGCGGACCCCCGCTTTCCCACGAGGATAGGCacctcggtctcgagggacacgaTGCCAGATCTGGCTTTTGTTAGAAACACTGACGCAGCCTGGACTAACTTGCAAGAAAACTTAGGGAGCGACCATCACATTGTGGCGTTATCAATCAGGATCAGAGCGGCCCCGCTTAGGATATTTAAGTACGTTGATTGGGATCTCTTTCGAAAGATACGGGACGAAGATGAGTCGGAGTACGGTGCACTGGAGGATCTACTCGCGCAGGTCAAGATAGACGTTGAAAGGGCCACCAAGGAAATATCCACGGACCTTAAGACCCCCAGGATGGACGCGCGCCTGGCGCATCTCCTGGAGGCCAAGAGGTCTGTGCTGgagaggtggaaaacgcaaaggctAAACCGCAGGCTGAGAACGAAGATCGCGGAGCTTAATCGCTGTATAGAGGCACACTGTCTGGAGCTCAACAggcaacaatggaacgaagccTGCTCTGCAGCAGACGGGCGAATGCGCACGGGGGGAAAATGGAACCTTCTTAAGCACCTGCTCGATGATAAACAGACCAAGGGTAATCAGAGACTCTCCGTA
Proteins encoded in this region:
- the LOC142564983 gene encoding uncharacterized protein LOC142564983, which produces MRNENVRGFRLQLSEVKVLAYADDIAVFCEDRDSVLEVVHLVKKYCEQSGSQINWQKSIGIWHGHWDIIPAHFANIRWSTTPTKYLGVPLEHYNDTAQYWSDEADRMSEKSKGWLGQDLSMFGRASVCNLFLVAKVWYIMQVLSMCRSSVQKMHRVFAVFIWASSWERISRTNLFRSARSGGLGLSHLFIRQIVSRFLFFRDQRNDFLRTVIQVRLGKALPQYVVTTSDVKGGSIRGYLREVVDSLRMLRVRFSMEYLCSVTRKTLYKDLVDTMLPIPLYRSVNWGGQGDDVLKRVKKMPVRPSQKTFFFKLHTNTLPVKTWLDEKGIYVPWTVNCLLCKKPETIEHVFIDCWDPTFHWDILQRTLKKELPITPLGIRYLPTDNEGGVPYDMFMLLGLHSLWKTRMAVRHSDVDTRPARINFIESVAYIREIYRAQSEPPEWVAILDELIKLKRF